The Microcoleus sp. FACHB-831 genome includes a region encoding these proteins:
- a CDS encoding histidine triad nucleotide-binding protein: protein MSQTTETIFSKIIRREIPADIVYEDDLALAFKDIQPQAPVHILVIPKQPIAQLADAESQDHALMGHLLLTVKRVAEQAGLSNGYRVVINNGDDGGQTVPHLHLHILGGRHMKWPPG, encoded by the coding sequence ATGAGTCAAACCACAGAAACCATTTTCAGCAAAATTATCCGCCGGGAAATCCCCGCCGACATTGTTTATGAAGACGACTTGGCACTCGCCTTCAAAGATATTCAACCACAAGCCCCCGTCCATATCCTCGTGATTCCCAAACAGCCAATTGCCCAACTTGCCGATGCTGAGTCACAAGACCACGCCCTTATGGGTCACTTGTTACTAACTGTTAAGCGGGTTGCAGAACAAGCTGGATTAAGTAACGGCTACCGCGTGGTGATTAACAATGGTGACGACGGCGGACAAACAGTGCCCCACTTACATTTACACATTCTGGGCGGACGCCACATGAAATGGCCACCGGGTTGA